The segment TACCCTGGAAGCAGGTGTTCCCGTGGTTTATTATCTGGTTTTTGGCGGCATCAATGCTAAATACCTTTGGCATTATTCCTGCGAAAACAGTGCCTTTTGCCCATAAGCTGGCGAAATTCATGATTGTCACGGCGCTGGCTGCAGTGGGGCTGAAGGCAGATTTTCGTAAGATGCTTTCTACCGGGATTAAACCAATGTTGTTGGGAATGATAGTTTGGTTTAGTGTGGCAGTGACAAGCATATTGGTTCAACTTATACTAGGTAAAATATGATTCCAACTGTCCAAACGATAAGTCAGATATTTAATATGGGTATCAAAAGATGCGAAAAGAATTAAATGGGAGGGAGAAAATGCGTAATACTACTATCGGTATGGCAGTTGCCGCGGTGCTGCTGACAATAATCGCCTTTTATCGCGGCGGCAGTGCGTTGATTTTTGAGGGAATTATCCTTGGGGGAAAAATGTTGTTGCAGGTCTTTCCGCTTTTGCTGGCAGCTTTTCTAGTGGCGGGATTGATACAAATCATGGTATCAAAGGAAGTAATCAGCAAGTGGTTGGGGAAAGAATCTGGATTTAAAGGCCTGATGTTGGGTGGCATTGCTGGTGCATTGGTGCCCGGCGGCCCCTATGTATTTTACCCAATCGCCGCTTCTTTTCTGATGGGCGGCGCCGAAATAGGTACCGTGATGGCCTTTGTCACTGCAAAAAACCTTTGGACATTGAGTCGCTTGCCCATGGAGATAGCTCTTATCGGTCCGCGT is part of the Metallumcola ferriviriculae genome and harbors:
- a CDS encoding permease, encoding MRNTTIGMAVAAVLLTIIAFYRGGSALIFEGIILGGKMLLQVFPLLLAAFLVAGLIQIMVSKEVISKWLGKESGFKGLMLGGIAGALVPGGPYVFYPIAASFLMGGAEIGTVMAFVTAKNLWTLSRLPMEIALIGPRLTWVRYLVTLVFPVLVGLMANLFYSGATDRIRAQITELSKEGETK